In the genome of Enterococcus hirae ATCC 9790, one region contains:
- the recX gene encoding recombination regulator RecX — MITVTRISKGKGPFYQVELSEGDSLKVSEDILVRYRLLKGQELTEETIEEIKKSSGFDFGLQQALNYLSYQLRSEKEIRTYLKEKEIELADRNKIVDRLKELDLINDLVYGESYVRTNVRLSDKGPKKIAQQLQQKGLKPEIIEQALLQYPEEEQIAIASQTAEKLFNKNHGKSHKELFRKIQQNLMTKGFTQEAIQQAIAHLPQETDEDAEYEALVSQGDKLWRKNERFEPKKRNLKIKQSLYQKGFDLEMIQRFIVEKEEASE, encoded by the coding sequence ATGATAACAGTTACTAGGATCAGTAAAGGCAAAGGTCCATTTTATCAAGTCGAATTATCTGAAGGAGATTCTTTGAAGGTTTCAGAAGATATCTTGGTGCGTTACCGCTTGTTAAAGGGACAAGAATTAACAGAAGAAACAATTGAGGAAATCAAGAAAAGTAGTGGGTTTGACTTTGGTCTCCAACAAGCGCTCAATTATCTAAGTTATCAATTGCGTTCGGAAAAAGAAATTAGAACTTATTTGAAAGAAAAAGAGATTGAACTAGCTGACCGTAATAAGATCGTGGATCGTTTAAAGGAATTAGATTTGATCAATGACCTCGTCTATGGTGAAAGCTACGTGCGGACAAATGTACGACTAAGTGACAAAGGACCAAAAAAAATAGCTCAGCAATTACAACAAAAGGGTTTGAAACCGGAAATCATCGAGCAGGCACTGTTGCAATATCCAGAAGAAGAACAAATAGCGATAGCATCGCAAACGGCAGAAAAATTATTCAATAAAAATCATGGGAAAAGTCATAAAGAACTTTTTAGAAAAATTCAACAAAACTTGATGACAAAGGGATTCACCCAAGAGGCGATCCAACAAGCCATCGCCCATTTACCACAAGAAACGGATGAAGACGCTGAATATGAAGCATTAGTTTCACAAGGAGACAAGTTATGGCGTAAAAATGAGAGATTTGAACCGAAAAAACGTAATTTAAAAATCAAACAAAGCTTATATCAAAAAGGATTTGATTTAGAAATGATCCAACGATTTATCGTAGAAAAGGAAGAAGCAAGTGAATAA
- the rlmD gene encoding 23S rRNA (uracil(1939)-C(5))-methyltransferase RlmD, whose translation MTETIVKNGQTIPLKIKRLGINGEGIGYFKRLIIFVPYALPKEEVLVKITKATPRYAEARLIKVKKQSKDRVVAPCPVYYECGGCQLQHLAYQAQLDFKKDLLMQALEKFKPAGFRSYKLRPTIGMEEPWHYRNKAQFQLRKNKKTQQIEAGLYQANSHELVPLIDCLVQEPQTQKVMNTVVELLNKYDLPIYDERSNSGIFRTIMVRVGIKTGELQVVFITRSQKFPQKNAIIRDINQQLPEVVSIMQNVQPAKTSLVMGDETIHLWGKDAIEEHLNEVTFDLSPRAFFQLNPQQTEVLYNEGIKALAIQPNETIVDAYCGVGTIGLSVAKQAREIRGMDVIPQAIDDARKNAQRLGYTNTHYEVGTAEELLPKWLEEGFEPDGIIVDPPRTGLDPQLIQSILNYPPTKLVYISCNVSTLARDLGQLSKKFKVEYLQSVDMFPQTARCEVVVKLTRRSSVTSKN comes from the coding sequence ATGACAGAAACCATTGTCAAAAACGGCCAAACCATCCCTTTAAAAATCAAACGACTGGGTATCAACGGTGAAGGGATCGGTTATTTCAAACGTTTGATCATCTTTGTCCCTTATGCACTGCCCAAAGAAGAAGTTCTTGTCAAGATCACGAAAGCAACACCTCGCTATGCGGAAGCTCGGTTAATCAAAGTCAAAAAGCAAAGCAAGGATCGAGTGGTGGCGCCTTGTCCAGTGTATTATGAATGTGGTGGCTGTCAGCTTCAACATTTAGCATATCAGGCGCAACTTGATTTCAAAAAAGATTTGCTTATGCAAGCGCTAGAAAAATTCAAACCGGCTGGCTTTCGTTCTTACAAATTACGTCCAACGATTGGCATGGAAGAACCATGGCATTACCGAAACAAAGCACAATTCCAATTAAGAAAAAATAAGAAAACACAACAAATCGAAGCTGGGCTATATCAAGCAAATTCCCATGAACTTGTGCCATTAATCGATTGCTTAGTTCAAGAACCACAGACACAGAAAGTGATGAATACGGTCGTCGAGTTATTGAATAAGTATGACCTTCCTATCTATGATGAACGGAGCAACAGTGGCATTTTTCGGACGATCATGGTACGTGTTGGAATAAAAACGGGTGAATTACAAGTTGTATTTATTACTCGTAGTCAAAAATTTCCACAAAAAAATGCAATCATCCGTGACATTAACCAACAATTGCCAGAGGTTGTTTCAATCATGCAAAATGTTCAACCTGCTAAAACTTCTCTCGTAATGGGCGATGAAACAATCCACCTTTGGGGAAAAGATGCTATTGAAGAACATCTCAATGAAGTTACTTTTGATCTCTCACCACGAGCTTTTTTCCAGTTGAATCCGCAACAAACAGAAGTCCTTTATAATGAAGGAATCAAAGCACTCGCGATCCAACCAAATGAAACGATCGTAGATGCTTACTGTGGTGTGGGAACGATTGGTTTAAGTGTAGCAAAACAAGCGAGAGAAATCCGTGGAATGGATGTGATTCCTCAGGCTATTGATGATGCACGTAAAAACGCTCAACGTTTAGGGTATACTAATACCCATTATGAAGTTGGAACTGCTGAAGAATTATTACCAAAATGGCTTGAAGAAGGATTTGAACCAGATGGGATCATTGTCGATCCCCCTCGTACAGGGCTTGATCCCCAGTTGATTCAATCGATCCTCAACTATCCGCCAACGAAATTAGTATATATTTCCTGCAACGTCTCAACCTTAGCACGAGATCTGGGACAATTAAGTAAGAAATTCAAAGTGGAATATTTGCAGTCAGTGGATATGTTTCCCCAAACGGCTCGATGTGAAGTCGTTGTAAAATTGACTAGAAGATCAAGTGTTACCAGCAAAAACTAG